From the genome of Rhizobium binae, one region includes:
- a CDS encoding ferredoxin--NADP reductase, which yields MNAPAKTEDFASSIPAGVYAETVLAVTHYTDRLFRFTMTRPQGFRFRSGEFAMIGLMVEGKPVFRAYSIASPAWAEELEFFSIKVPDGPLTSHLQAIKPGDQVLMRKKPTGTLVLDALTPGRRLYMFSTGTGIAPFASLIRDPETYEKFEEVILTHTTRDVAELKYGFDLIEEIQNDELLKEVVGDKLRHYATVTREDFAYRGRITDLISSGKLFTDLGVPPLDPAIDRGMICGSSAMLKDTKELLEQAGLNEGANSKPAEFVIERAFVG from the coding sequence ATGAACGCGCCTGCAAAGACCGAAGACTTCGCCTCGTCCATCCCCGCCGGCGTCTACGCCGAGACGGTGCTTGCCGTGACGCATTACACCGACCGGCTCTTCCGCTTCACGATGACCCGGCCGCAGGGCTTCCGTTTCCGTTCCGGCGAATTTGCGATGATCGGCCTGATGGTCGAGGGCAAGCCCGTCTTCCGCGCCTATTCGATCGCCAGCCCCGCCTGGGCCGAAGAGCTCGAATTCTTCTCGATCAAGGTGCCGGACGGCCCGCTCACCTCGCATCTGCAGGCGATCAAGCCGGGCGACCAGGTGCTGATGCGCAAGAAGCCGACCGGCACGCTGGTGCTCGATGCGCTGACGCCTGGGCGCCGCCTGTACATGTTCTCGACGGGAACGGGCATCGCGCCCTTCGCCAGCCTGATCCGCGATCCCGAGACCTACGAAAAGTTCGAGGAAGTCATCCTCACCCATACGACCCGCGATGTCGCCGAGCTGAAATACGGCTTCGACCTCATCGAGGAGATTCAGAACGACGAGCTGCTGAAGGAAGTCGTCGGCGACAAGCTGCGCCATTATGCGACCGTCACGCGCGAGGACTTCGCCTATCGCGGCCGCATCACCGACCTGATCTCGTCAGGCAAGCTGTTTACCGATCTCGGCGTACCGCCCCTCGATCCGGCAATCGACCGAGGCATGATCTGCGGCTCCTCGGCCATGCTGAAGGACACCAAGGAACTGCTCGAACAGGCCGGCCTCAATGAAGGCGCCAACAGCAAGCCCGCCGAGTTCGTCATCGAACGCGCTTTCGTCGGCTGA
- a CDS encoding quinone oxidoreductase family protein has product MTKTQAVSFSRTGGPEVFDYVEIDLPPPVAGEVQIRQAAIGLNFIDVYFRNGSYKVPHLPFVTGKEGAGMVTAVGPGVIDFKLGDRVAYASADGAYSVERNIEARHLVHVPEGIELETAAAMMLKGMTAEYLLNRTFKVGPETVLLFHAAAGGVGLIAGQWAKALGATVIGTAGSEDKVALALDHGYNHVINYKTEDFVQRVREITGGKGVDVVYDSIGRDTFPQSLDCLKPRGLFASFGQSSGPIENFSLSQLAQKGSLFATRPTLFTYIAARQELVDSAKALFDVVQSNKVRINVNQTYPLREVGRAHADLEARKTTGTTLLIP; this is encoded by the coding sequence ATGACGAAGACGCAGGCGGTTTCATTCTCGAGGACCGGTGGACCGGAGGTTTTCGACTATGTCGAGATCGATCTTCCGCCGCCCGTGGCCGGCGAAGTGCAGATCCGTCAGGCAGCGATCGGTCTTAATTTCATCGATGTCTACTTCCGCAACGGCTCCTATAAGGTGCCGCACCTTCCCTTTGTCACCGGCAAGGAGGGCGCTGGCATGGTTACCGCAGTCGGCCCCGGCGTTATCGATTTCAAGCTGGGCGACCGGGTCGCCTATGCCAGCGCCGACGGCGCCTATAGCGTCGAGCGCAATATCGAGGCGCGCCATCTGGTGCATGTGCCTGAGGGCATCGAGCTCGAAACGGCGGCGGCGATGATGCTGAAGGGCATGACTGCCGAATATCTCCTGAACCGCACCTTCAAGGTCGGTCCCGAGACGGTTCTGCTGTTCCATGCCGCTGCCGGCGGGGTCGGACTGATCGCCGGTCAATGGGCGAAGGCGCTCGGCGCCACCGTCATCGGCACGGCGGGCTCCGAGGACAAGGTCGCGCTGGCGCTCGACCATGGCTACAACCACGTGATCAACTACAAGACCGAGGACTTCGTCCAGCGTGTCCGCGAGATCACCGGCGGCAAGGGCGTCGATGTCGTCTATGATTCGATCGGCCGCGATACTTTTCCACAGTCGCTCGATTGCCTGAAGCCGCGCGGCCTTTTTGCCTCTTTCGGCCAATCCTCCGGGCCGATCGAGAATTTCAGCCTTTCGCAGCTGGCGCAGAAAGGCTCGCTCTTTGCAACGCGGCCGACGCTCTTCACCTATATCGCCGCGCGCCAGGAATTGGTCGACAGTGCGAAAGCGCTATTTGATGTTGTGCAAAGCAACAAAGTGCGTATCAATGTCAACCAAACCTATCCGCTGCGTGAGGTTGGGCGGGCTCACGCGGATCTGGAAGCAAGAAAAACGACAGGAACGACGCTGCTGATTCCATGA
- a CDS encoding ABC transporter permease — MRIELEKRPDVSKLYTFVSPLLALVLTLAVGAIMFAMLGKDPVEALDAFFVEPLLEVWSLHELAIKAAPLILIAVGLAVCYRSNNWNIGAEGQFTIGAITGSYLPIVFYDWHSPLVLPLMLLLGALGGALFAAIPALLKAHFNTNEILTSLMLVYIAQLFLDWLIRGAWRDPQGFNFPVSRDFAPEAVLPAIWEESGRAHWAFLFAIIAAIGVWFMLRYTLKGFEIVVLGQSERAGRFAGFSSRKMIWFSFLFSGALAGLAGIAEVSGSIGHLQPAISPGYGFTAIIVAFLGRLNPLGVIASGLVLALTYLGGEAAQLSLGVSDKVTRVFQGLLLFFVLSCDTLIYYKIRIVWSRVRGGVA, encoded by the coding sequence ATGCGCATTGAACTCGAAAAGCGCCCCGACGTCTCGAAGCTCTATACCTTCGTCTCGCCGCTGCTGGCGCTTGTGCTGACGCTTGCCGTCGGCGCCATCATGTTCGCCATGCTCGGCAAGGATCCTGTCGAGGCGCTGGACGCCTTTTTCGTCGAGCCGCTGCTCGAAGTCTGGTCGCTGCACGAGCTGGCGATCAAGGCAGCACCGCTGATCCTGATCGCCGTCGGCCTTGCCGTCTGCTATCGCTCGAACAACTGGAATATTGGCGCCGAAGGTCAGTTCACGATCGGCGCCATCACCGGCTCCTATCTGCCGATCGTCTTCTACGACTGGCATTCGCCGCTTGTCCTGCCGCTGATGCTGCTGCTCGGAGCGCTCGGCGGCGCGCTTTTTGCCGCCATTCCGGCGCTGTTGAAAGCCCATTTCAACACCAACGAAATCCTGACGTCGCTGATGCTGGTCTATATCGCCCAGCTCTTCCTCGATTGGCTGATTCGCGGCGCCTGGCGCGATCCGCAGGGCTTCAACTTTCCGGTCTCGCGTGATTTCGCCCCGGAAGCGGTGCTGCCGGCGATCTGGGAGGAATCCGGCCGGGCCCATTGGGCCTTCCTCTTCGCCATCATTGCCGCGATCGGCGTCTGGTTCATGCTGCGCTATACGCTGAAAGGCTTCGAGATTGTCGTGCTCGGGCAGTCGGAGCGGGCAGGGCGCTTTGCCGGCTTCTCCTCGAGGAAGATGATCTGGTTCAGCTTTCTTTTCTCCGGCGCGCTTGCCGGCCTTGCCGGGATCGCCGAGGTCTCCGGCTCGATCGGCCATCTGCAGCCGGCGATTTCGCCGGGCTACGGCTTCACCGCCATCATTGTCGCCTTCCTGGGGCGGCTCAATCCGCTCGGCGTCATCGCATCGGGCCTGGTGCTGGCGCTGACCTATCTCGGCGGGGAGGCGGCACAGCTGTCGCTCGGCGTTTCCGACAAGGTCACCCGCGTCTTCCAGGGCCTGTTGCTCTTCTTTGTGCTCTCCTGCGATACGCTGATCTATTACAAGATCCGCATCGTCTGGTCGCGGGTCAGGGGTGGCGTGGCATGA
- a CDS encoding ABC transporter permease, translating to MSIFEAILLTVITASTPLVIAALGELVTERSGVLNLGVEGMMIMGAVAAFAGAQASGSPYVGIVCGIAAGALFSLLFALLTLTLVANQVATGLALTLLGLGASGMLGEAYVSVPGIRLQEIVIPILSDIPLVGPVLFRQDLIFYLSIALVVGVSWFLFRSRAGLKLRAIGDSHASAHALGIHVIRTRYLAVMFGGACAGLAGAQLSLVYTPQWAENMSAGRGWITLALVVFASWRPWRVFAGGYLFGAVTILQLHAQAFGLGIPAQFLSMLPYAATIVVLIIISHNRRTTLINTPASLGKAFVPER from the coding sequence ATGAGCATCTTCGAAGCGATTCTGTTGACGGTGATTACCGCCTCTACTCCGCTGGTCATCGCCGCCCTCGGCGAACTCGTGACGGAACGCTCCGGCGTTCTGAACCTCGGTGTCGAAGGCATGATGATCATGGGCGCGGTCGCCGCTTTTGCGGGTGCCCAGGCATCGGGCTCGCCCTATGTCGGGATTGTCTGCGGCATTGCGGCCGGCGCACTCTTTTCGCTGCTCTTCGCCTTGCTGACGCTGACGCTGGTGGCCAACCAGGTGGCGACGGGACTGGCGCTCACCCTTCTCGGCCTCGGCGCATCCGGCATGCTCGGCGAGGCCTATGTCAGCGTGCCGGGCATCCGGCTGCAAGAGATCGTGATTCCCATTCTGTCGGATATCCCGCTCGTCGGCCCGGTACTCTTCAGGCAGGATCTGATCTTCTACCTGTCGATCGCGCTCGTCGTCGGTGTCAGCTGGTTCCTGTTCCGCAGCCGGGCCGGGCTGAAACTCAGGGCAATCGGCGACAGCCACGCTTCCGCTCATGCACTCGGCATCCATGTCATCCGCACCCGTTACCTGGCGGTGATGTTCGGCGGCGCCTGCGCCGGTCTGGCCGGCGCCCAGTTGTCGCTCGTCTACACGCCGCAATGGGCGGAGAACATGTCGGCCGGCCGCGGCTGGATTACGCTGGCGCTGGTCGTCTTCGCTTCCTGGCGGCCGTGGCGGGTCTTTGCCGGCGGTTATCTCTTCGGCGCGGTGACCATATTGCAGCTGCACGCACAGGCCTTCGGTCTCGGCATACCCGCGCAGTTCCTTTCGATGCTGCCCTATGCCGCGACTATTGTGGTTCTCATCATCATTTCCCATAATCGGCGCACGACGTTGATCAACACGCCCGCATCGCTTGGAAAAGCCTTCGTGCCGGAGCGATAG
- the pcsA gene encoding phosphatidylcholine synthase — protein MKIFNYKRVPYAEMRAFSVHILTASGSFLAFLGVVAAAEHRFIDMFWWLGLALLVDGIDGPIARKVRVKEVLPNWSGDTLDNIIDYVTYVLLPAFALYQSGMIGEPWSFVAAGMIVVSSAIYYADMGMKTEEYFFSGFPVVWNMIVFTLFVIDASATTALAIVIVSVVLTFLPINFLHPVRVKRLRPLNLGVFFLWSALGILSLLMHFDTPEWALILFIVTGIYLYVIGAVLQFFPALGREA, from the coding sequence ATGAAGATTTTCAACTACAAGCGTGTCCCTTACGCGGAGATGCGCGCCTTTTCCGTCCATATCCTGACGGCCTCCGGCTCGTTCCTCGCTTTTCTCGGCGTCGTCGCGGCCGCCGAGCACCGCTTCATCGACATGTTCTGGTGGCTGGGTCTTGCCCTTCTTGTCGACGGCATAGACGGGCCGATTGCGCGCAAGGTGCGGGTCAAGGAAGTGCTGCCGAACTGGTCGGGTGATACACTCGACAATATCATCGATTACGTCACCTATGTACTGCTGCCGGCCTTCGCGCTCTATCAGAGCGGCATGATCGGCGAGCCCTGGTCCTTTGTCGCCGCCGGCATGATCGTCGTCTCCAGCGCCATCTATTATGCCGATATGGGCATGAAGACGGAGGAGTATTTCTTCTCCGGCTTCCCCGTCGTCTGGAACATGATCGTCTTCACCCTGTTCGTCATCGACGCGAGCGCGACGACGGCACTTGCCATCGTCATCGTCTCCGTGGTGCTGACCTTTCTGCCGATCAATTTCCTCCACCCGGTCCGCGTCAAACGGCTGCGCCCGCTGAATCTCGGCGTCTTTTTCCTGTGGTCGGCGCTCGGAATTCTTTCACTGCTGATGCATTTCGATACGCCCGAATGGGCGCTCATTCTCTTTATCGTGACCGGGATCTATCTTTACGTCATCGGCGCGGTGCTGCAATTCTTTCCCGCCCTGGGACGCGAAGCTTGA
- a CDS encoding ABC transporter ATP-binding protein, producing MNVPDPGALLSVQKLTKFFGGFAACNDIDLDIAPGEIHALLGENGAGKSTLVKMLFGVLEPTGGHILWQGRPVAIASPGDARRLGIGMVFQHFSLFEALTVAENIALSLDDTIPIGKIAEEARALSIAYGLPLDPHAHVADLSVGERQRIEIVRALLQNPKLIILDEPTSVLTPQEADRLFETLFKLRAEGRSVLYISHRLEEVQRICDRATVLRHGRVTGACDPKQETPASLARMMVGSEVATVTHPERSDKGEVQLAVSNLSVAARTPFAMPLRDVSMAVRSGEILAIAGVAGNGQSELFDALSGEYPVASAEAIVIRKKPVGTEGITARRLLGAGFVPEERHGHAAVSAMKLSDNLVLARSQSDRKAFLGALGIIRYGAVKSAARRISQAMDVRKSGDDPAAGSLSGGNLQKFIVGRELDRQPSVLVVNQPTWGVDAGAASRIRQALVDLAKSGSAVVVISQDLDEIFEVATDIAVISEGRLSRPYPAGALTRERIGLLMGGLHEGRHASEAAHAH from the coding sequence TTGAATGTGCCGGATCCCGGTGCGTTATTATCCGTGCAGAAGCTGACGAAGTTTTTCGGTGGCTTTGCCGCCTGCAATGACATCGATCTCGATATCGCGCCGGGCGAAATTCACGCGCTTCTCGGCGAAAATGGCGCAGGCAAATCCACGCTGGTGAAGATGCTGTTCGGTGTTCTCGAGCCGACGGGCGGACATATCCTCTGGCAAGGCAGGCCGGTCGCCATCGCCTCGCCGGGCGACGCCCGCAGGCTCGGCATCGGCATGGTCTTTCAGCATTTCTCCCTGTTCGAGGCGCTGACCGTCGCCGAAAACATCGCGCTGTCGCTCGATGACACCATTCCGATCGGCAAGATCGCAGAGGAGGCGAGGGCGCTCTCTATCGCCTACGGCCTGCCGCTCGATCCGCATGCCCATGTCGCCGATCTCTCGGTCGGCGAGCGCCAGCGGATCGAGATCGTCCGCGCGCTGCTGCAGAACCCCAAGCTGATCATTCTCGACGAGCCGACCTCGGTGCTGACGCCGCAGGAGGCCGACAGGCTGTTCGAAACGCTGTTCAAGCTGCGCGCCGAGGGCCGCTCGGTTCTCTATATCAGCCACCGCCTGGAAGAAGTGCAGCGCATCTGCGATCGCGCCACCGTGCTGCGCCATGGTCGGGTGACCGGCGCCTGCGATCCGAAGCAGGAGACGCCCGCCTCGCTTGCCCGCATGATGGTCGGCAGCGAGGTGGCGACCGTTACCCATCCCGAGCGCTCGGACAAGGGCGAGGTGCAACTGGCCGTTTCGAACCTGTCGGTTGCTGCCCGCACGCCCTTCGCCATGCCACTGCGCGATGTCTCCATGGCTGTGCGCTCGGGCGAAATCCTCGCCATCGCCGGTGTCGCCGGCAACGGCCAGAGCGAGCTCTTCGACGCACTCTCCGGCGAATATCCGGTCGCATCGGCCGAGGCGATCGTCATCCGCAAGAAGCCAGTGGGCACCGAGGGCATCACGGCCCGCCGCCTGCTCGGCGCCGGTTTCGTGCCGGAGGAGCGGCATGGCCACGCCGCCGTTTCCGCCATGAAGCTGTCGGACAATCTGGTTCTCGCCCGCAGCCAGTCGGATCGCAAGGCCTTTCTCGGCGCGCTCGGCATCATCCGCTACGGCGCGGTGAAATCCGCCGCGCGGCGCATTTCCCAGGCGATGGATGTGCGCAAGAGCGGCGATGATCCGGCCGCGGGCTCGCTTTCCGGCGGCAATCTGCAGAAATTCATCGTCGGCCGCGAGCTCGACCGCCAGCCCTCCGTCCTGGTCGTCAACCAGCCGACCTGGGGCGTCGATGCCGGAGCTGCGAGCCGCATCCGCCAGGCCCTGGTCGATCTTGCAAAGTCGGGCTCCGCCGTCGTCGTCATCAGCCAGGATCTCGACGAGATCTTCGAGGTGGCGACCGATATCGCGGTCATCTCCGAAGGGCGCCTTTCCAGGCCTTATCCGGCCGGCGCACTGACGCGCGAAAGGATCGGCCTGCTGATGGGCGGCCTGCATGAGGGCAGACACGCCTCGGAGGCAGCGCATGCGCATTGA
- the ytfR gene encoding galactofuranose ABC transporter, ATP-binding protein YtfR: protein MLHNNENILAASAISKFFPGAVALDKVDFTLRRGEVHALLGENGAGKSTLIKCITGAYHRDGGSLTLDGQEVNPANTLAAQKLGIGTVYQEVNLLTNLSVAENLFLGRQPRRFGVTDVRAMNRKARELLAGYGIDIDVTAELGRFSVAVQQVVAIARAVDLSGKVLILDEPTASLDNQEVALLFRIIEDLKKRGLGIVFITHFLEQVYAISDRITVLRNGKLVGTRDAAELPRQGLIAMMLGRELAQAEETAGERSIAAGEVRYRFSGYGKRGKVKPFDLDVRVGEVVGVAGLLGSGRTETAELLFGVEHADSGSATIDGQPVTLSSPRAAIEKGFGFCPEDRKTDGIIGDLSIRENIALALQARRGWTRPLSRAEQNALADRYIKALDIRTTDREKPIRLLSGGNQQKAILARWLATNPKFLILDEPTRGIDVGAHAEIIRLIEQLCAEGMSLIVISSELEELVAYSSRVIVLRDRQHIAELTGERITAAGIVDAIAAAEHKKEDA, encoded by the coding sequence ATGCTTCACAATAACGAGAATATTCTCGCAGCCTCGGCCATATCCAAGTTTTTTCCCGGCGCCGTCGCCCTTGATAAGGTTGATTTCACGCTGCGCCGCGGTGAGGTTCATGCGCTTCTCGGCGAGAACGGGGCCGGAAAATCGACGCTGATCAAGTGCATCACCGGCGCCTATCATCGCGACGGCGGCAGCCTGACGCTCGACGGCCAGGAAGTCAATCCGGCGAATACCCTCGCTGCCCAGAAGCTGGGTATCGGCACCGTCTATCAGGAGGTCAACCTCCTTACCAATCTGAGTGTCGCCGAAAACCTGTTTCTCGGACGACAGCCGAGGCGTTTCGGCGTGACCGACGTGCGCGCGATGAACCGCAAGGCGCGCGAACTGCTCGCCGGTTACGGCATCGATATTGACGTCACCGCCGAACTCGGACGTTTCTCCGTCGCCGTCCAGCAGGTCGTCGCCATCGCCCGTGCCGTTGATCTCTCCGGCAAGGTGCTGATATTGGACGAGCCGACGGCAAGCCTCGACAACCAGGAAGTCGCACTGCTCTTCCGCATCATCGAGGACCTGAAAAAGCGCGGCCTCGGCATCGTCTTCATTACTCATTTCCTCGAGCAGGTCTATGCGATCAGCGATCGCATCACCGTCCTGCGCAACGGCAAGCTCGTCGGCACCCGCGACGCCGCCGAACTGCCGCGCCAGGGCCTGATCGCCATGATGCTCGGCCGCGAGCTCGCCCAGGCCGAAGAGACGGCGGGAGAACGCAGTATTGCGGCCGGCGAGGTCCGGTACCGCTTTTCCGGCTACGGCAAACGCGGCAAGGTCAAGCCCTTCGATCTCGATGTGCGCGTCGGCGAGGTGGTCGGCGTGGCCGGTCTTCTCGGTTCCGGGCGCACCGAAACCGCCGAATTGCTGTTCGGCGTCGAACATGCCGACAGCGGCAGCGCGACGATCGATGGCCAACCCGTCACCCTTTCCAGCCCACGCGCGGCAATCGAAAAGGGTTTCGGCTTCTGCCCTGAGGACCGCAAGACCGACGGCATCATCGGCGACCTGTCGATCAGGGAAAATATCGCGCTCGCGCTGCAGGCTCGCCGCGGCTGGACGCGGCCGCTGTCGCGCGCCGAGCAGAATGCGCTCGCCGACCGCTATATCAAGGCGCTCGACATCCGCACCACCGACCGTGAAAAGCCGATCCGGCTGCTCTCCGGCGGCAACCAGCAGAAGGCCATCCTCGCTCGCTGGCTGGCAACCAATCCGAAGTTTCTCATCCTCGACGAGCCAACCCGCGGCATCGATGTCGGCGCCCATGCCGAGATCATCCGGCTCATCGAACAGCTCTGCGCCGAAGGCATGTCATTGATCGTAATTTCCTCGGAACTGGAAGAGCTTGTCGCCTATAGTTCACGTGTCATCGTGCTTCGCGACAGGCAGCATATCGCCGAACTCACAGGCGAGCGCATCACCGCGGCCGGCATCGTCGATGCCATTGCCGCCGCCGAGCATAAGAAGGAGGATGCATGA
- the ytfQ gene encoding galactofuranose ABC transporter, galactofuranose-binding protein YtfQ, whose product MKLKTALLSATILAACMFGSASAGGLTVGFSQIGSESGWRAAETTVTKEQAKKRGIDLKFADAQQKQENQIKALRSFIAQGVDAILIAPVVETGWDDVLKEAKEAKIPVILLDRTIKAPDDLYLTAVTSDLVHEGKVAGDFLVKTVGDKKCNVVELQGTTGSSPAIARKKGFEEALAGHDNLKIVRSQTGDFTRTKGKEVMESFLKAENGGKDICALYAHNDDMAVGAIQAIKEAGLKPGKDILVVSIDAVPDIFKAMSEGESNATVELTPNMAGPAFDALEAYLKDKKAPPKWIQTESKLYTPADEPMKVYEEKKGQGY is encoded by the coding sequence ATGAAATTGAAGACTGCACTTTTGAGTGCCACGATTCTGGCTGCCTGCATGTTCGGTTCGGCTTCGGCTGGCGGCTTGACCGTCGGCTTCTCGCAGATCGGTTCGGAATCGGGCTGGCGTGCGGCTGAAACCACTGTCACCAAGGAACAGGCCAAGAAGCGCGGCATCGATCTGAAGTTTGCCGATGCGCAGCAGAAGCAGGAAAACCAGATCAAGGCTTTGCGCTCCTTCATTGCTCAGGGCGTCGATGCCATTCTGATCGCTCCGGTTGTGGAAACCGGCTGGGACGACGTTCTGAAGGAAGCCAAGGAAGCCAAGATCCCGGTTATCCTTCTCGACCGCACCATCAAGGCTCCCGATGATCTGTACCTGACGGCCGTTACGTCGGACCTCGTTCATGAAGGCAAGGTCGCAGGCGACTTCCTGGTGAAGACCGTCGGCGATAAGAAGTGCAACGTCGTCGAACTGCAGGGCACGACCGGTTCGTCACCGGCGATCGCCCGCAAGAAGGGCTTCGAAGAAGCTCTTGCCGGCCACGACAACCTCAAGATCGTTCGCAGCCAGACCGGTGATTTCACCCGCACCAAGGGCAAGGAAGTCATGGAAAGCTTCCTGAAGGCCGAGAACGGCGGCAAGGATATCTGCGCTCTCTATGCCCATAACGACGACATGGCCGTCGGCGCCATCCAGGCGATCAAGGAAGCCGGCCTGAAGCCGGGCAAGGATATCCTCGTCGTCTCCATCGACGCCGTGCCTGATATCTTCAAGGCGATGTCCGAGGGCGAGTCCAACGCCACCGTCGAGCTGACGCCGAATATGGCCGGCCCCGCCTTCGATGCCCTCGAAGCCTATCTGAAGGACAAGAAGGCTCCGCCGAAGTGGATCCAGACCGAGTCCAAGCTCTACACGCCTGCCGACGAGCCGATGAAGGTCTACGAAGAGAAGAAGGGTCAGGGCTACTGA
- a CDS encoding GntR family transcriptional regulator, producing the protein MQTSQSHRAYLALEHLIVTLALKPGALVTEKQLIDLAGHGRTPVREAIQKLAWQGLILVKPRVGLQIAEIAPDDHGSVMQVRRELEPIAASLVAEHATDEQRLRLGNCADAMEKCAATGDLAGFFAADKTFDEILEDACPNGFIVAALGPVQTHSRRLWYSTATPERMGRAIALHVAVIRAIQRGRPDEAGAAMAALIDYLARK; encoded by the coding sequence ATGCAGACGTCACAAAGCCATCGTGCCTATCTCGCGCTCGAGCACCTGATCGTTACGCTGGCGCTGAAGCCTGGCGCACTCGTCACCGAAAAGCAGTTGATCGATCTGGCCGGGCATGGGCGGACGCCAGTACGCGAGGCGATTCAGAAACTCGCCTGGCAAGGACTGATTTTGGTGAAGCCGCGCGTCGGATTGCAGATTGCCGAGATCGCCCCTGATGATCATGGCAGCGTCATGCAGGTGCGCCGCGAGCTGGAGCCGATCGCGGCAAGCCTGGTTGCGGAACATGCGACGGACGAGCAGCGCCTACGCTTAGGCAATTGCGCCGACGCCATGGAGAAATGCGCCGCAACCGGCGACCTCGCCGGCTTCTTCGCCGCCGACAAGACCTTCGACGAAATCCTCGAGGATGCCTGCCCGAACGGCTTCATCGTGGCAGCACTCGGCCCGGTACAGACGCATTCGCGTCGCCTCTGGTACTCCACCGCAACCCCCGAGCGTATGGGCCGCGCCATCGCGCTGCATGTCGCCGTTATCAGAGCCATTCAGCGGGGCAGGCCGGATGAAGCGGGTGCGGCCATGGCGGCATTGATCGATTATCTCGCCCGCAAATAA
- a CDS encoding BMP family ABC transporter substrate-binding protein, with product MKKFAFALAASAAAVIGISSAAQAADKTKVCFVYVGSHTDGGYSQAHDLGRQQVQAEFGDKIETPYLENVPEGPDAERAIERLARSGCKLIFTTSFGFMDATVKVAAKFPKVEFEHGTGYKTGPNLATYNSRFYEGRYILGQIAAKTSKNHGAAYIASFPIPEVVMGINSFEQGAKSVDPSFKLKVIWVNTWFDPGKEADAAKAMVDQGVDVLTQHTDTTAPMQVAEERGIHAFGQASDMIAAGPKAQLTAIVDTWGAYYSKRVHALLDGTWKSEQSWDGLKDGILKMAPYTNMPDDVKKMAEETEAKIKSGELHPFTGPINKQDGTPWLKAGEKADDGTLLGMNFYVEGVDDKLPAQ from the coding sequence ATGAAGAAGTTCGCATTCGCACTCGCCGCCTCGGCTGCTGCCGTGATCGGCATTTCCTCCGCCGCTCAGGCCGCGGACAAGACGAAGGTCTGCTTCGTCTATGTCGGTTCGCACACCGATGGCGGTTATTCGCAGGCCCACGATCTCGGCCGCCAGCAGGTCCAGGCCGAATTCGGCGACAAGATCGAAACGCCTTATCTCGAAAACGTGCCGGAAGGCCCGGACGCCGAGCGCGCCATCGAGCGTCTGGCCCGATCCGGCTGCAAGCTGATCTTCACCACGTCCTTCGGCTTCATGGATGCGACGGTGAAGGTCGCTGCCAAGTTCCCGAAGGTCGAGTTCGAGCACGGCACCGGCTACAAGACCGGCCCGAATCTCGCGACATACAACTCGCGCTTCTATGAAGGCCGCTATATCCTCGGCCAGATCGCCGCCAAGACCTCGAAGAATCACGGCGCCGCCTACATCGCCTCCTTCCCGATTCCCGAAGTGGTCATGGGCATCAACTCCTTCGAGCAGGGCGCCAAGTCGGTCGACCCGAGCTTCAAGCTCAAGGTCATCTGGGTCAATACCTGGTTCGACCCCGGCAAGGAGGCCGACGCGGCCAAGGCGATGGTCGACCAGGGCGTCGACGTGTTGACGCAGCATACCGATACGACAGCGCCGATGCAGGTTGCCGAAGAACGTGGCATCCATGCCTTCGGTCAGGCATCCGACATGATCGCAGCCGGCCCGAAGGCGCAGCTGACGGCGATCGTCGACACCTGGGGCGCCTACTACTCCAAACGCGTTCACGCGCTCCTCGACGGCACCTGGAAGTCCGAACAGAGCTGGGACGGCCTGAAGGACGGCATCCTGAAGATGGCGCCCTACACCAACATGCCTGACGACGTGAAGAAGATGGCCGAGGAAACCGAAGCCAAGATCAAATCCGGCGAGTTGCATCCCTTCACCGGCCCGATCAACAAGCAGGACGGAACGCCCTGGCTGAAGGCGGGCGAGAAGGCCGATGACGGTACGCTGCTTGGTATGAACTTCTACGTCGAAGGCGTCGACGACAAGCTGCCGGCGCAATGA